One region of Ahniella affigens genomic DNA includes:
- a CDS encoding DEAD/DEAH box helicase, translated as MPKSEAPAAESLRFDQLNLPKSLLDALTAVGYETPSPIQAATIPPLLEGRDVLGQAQTGTGKTAAFALPVLARISPDQRLPQALVLCPTRELAIQVAEAFQKYASKLEDFHVLPIYGGQGYGQQLQGLRRGVDVVVGTPGRVIDHLERGTLDLSKLKTLVLDEADEMLRMGFIDDVRAILDKTPPERQIALFSATMPAPIKKIADTYLKNPVEVAIASKTRTATTVKQRYWLGSPAQKLEALTRILEVEPFEGMIVFARTKQATEELAEKLAARGFSAQAINGDIPQALREKTIAKLKDGSLDILVATDVAARGLDVDRISHVVNFDVPYDVESYVHRIGRTGRAGRSGDAILFVSPRERGMLRTIERVTRQIIEPMDLPTVDAINQSRVSKFKSRITEALAQGGLAVFLELIEEFEREHGTSTIEIAAALARMVQGETPLLVSPDSKREPFQKFRQNDSRDERPFTKRADRDERPTRRRHQDAEPLPPRQHAISAEAPSRDESAPTKRPRIERFDDEAPSARGSERPAPRERRERRKEDGFETFRIAVGRVNGAMPRNIIGAIANEAGLESGHIGRLEIFDDYSLIDLPEGMPTDLFQHLKKVWVSGKTLDIRRWEDSPPPFRGKPEKFAGDDRPRRDKPVGKPSAGKGGPGKPGLGKPGLGKAGLGKPKRKY; from the coding sequence ATGCCCAAGTCCGAAGCTCCTGCCGCAGAGTCGCTGCGGTTCGATCAATTAAATCTCCCGAAGAGTCTGCTCGACGCGCTAACTGCCGTTGGCTACGAGACGCCGTCGCCGATTCAGGCCGCGACGATTCCGCCACTGCTGGAAGGTCGCGACGTGCTTGGCCAGGCGCAAACGGGTACCGGCAAAACGGCTGCCTTCGCACTGCCGGTTCTGGCGCGCATCAGCCCGGACCAGCGGCTGCCGCAGGCTTTGGTGTTGTGTCCGACGCGCGAATTGGCCATCCAGGTCGCCGAAGCGTTCCAGAAATACGCCTCCAAGTTGGAAGATTTTCATGTGCTGCCGATTTATGGCGGACAGGGCTATGGTCAGCAATTGCAGGGCTTGCGTCGCGGCGTTGATGTGGTGGTGGGCACACCAGGCCGCGTGATCGATCATCTGGAGCGCGGCACACTGGACTTGTCCAAACTGAAGACGCTCGTGCTGGACGAAGCGGACGAAATGCTGCGCATGGGCTTCATCGATGATGTCCGCGCCATTCTCGACAAGACGCCGCCCGAGCGCCAGATCGCGCTGTTCTCGGCGACCATGCCGGCGCCGATCAAGAAGATTGCCGACACGTATTTGAAGAACCCGGTTGAAGTCGCCATCGCGTCGAAGACGCGCACGGCCACAACGGTCAAGCAGCGTTACTGGCTCGGTTCGCCCGCGCAAAAGCTCGAGGCGCTGACGCGCATTTTAGAAGTCGAACCGTTCGAAGGCATGATCGTGTTCGCCCGCACCAAGCAGGCAACCGAAGAACTTGCCGAGAAGCTGGCCGCGCGTGGATTTTCGGCGCAGGCGATCAACGGCGATATCCCGCAGGCGCTGCGGGAAAAGACGATTGCCAAACTGAAAGACGGCTCGCTCGACATTCTGGTGGCCACTGATGTGGCCGCACGCGGTCTGGACGTCGATCGCATCAGCCACGTGGTCAACTTCGATGTGCCGTATGACGTGGAAAGCTACGTGCATCGGATTGGCCGGACCGGCCGCGCGGGCCGCAGTGGCGACGCAATCCTGTTCGTATCGCCACGCGAGCGCGGCATGCTGCGCACGATCGAGCGCGTCACGCGCCAGATCATCGAGCCAATGGATCTGCCGACAGTCGATGCGATCAACCAAAGTCGCGTCAGCAAGTTCAAGAGCCGGATCACCGAGGCGCTGGCTCAGGGCGGTCTTGCGGTGTTCCTGGAGCTGATCGAGGAGTTCGAGCGGGAGCACGGCACCAGCACCATTGAAATTGCGGCCGCGCTCGCACGCATGGTGCAAGGTGAGACCCCACTGCTGGTGTCGCCGGATTCGAAGCGCGAACCGTTCCAGAAGTTCCGCCAGAACGACAGCCGCGACGAGCGTCCGTTCACCAAGCGCGCCGATCGCGACGAGCGGCCGACCCGCCGTCGGCACCAAGATGCCGAACCGTTGCCGCCGCGCCAGCACGCCATCAGCGCGGAAGCGCCGAGTCGCGATGAGTCCGCGCCGACTAAGCGCCCCCGGATCGAGCGTTTTGACGACGAGGCGCCTAGTGCCCGCGGCAGCGAGCGTCCGGCACCGCGCGAACGCCGTGAGCGTCGCAAGGAAGATGGGTTCGAAACGTTCCGAATTGCGGTCGGCCGCGTCAACGGCGCCATGCCGCGCAATATCATCGGTGCAATCGCCAATGAGGCGGGCCTGGAATCCGGTCATATCGGACGGCTCGAAATCTTTGACGACTACAGCCTGATCGACCTGCCGGAAGGCATGCCGACCGACCTGTTCCAGCACCTGAAGAAGGTGTGGGTGTCGGGCAAGACGTTGGATATTCGCCGTTGGGAAGATAGTCCACCGCCGTTCCGCGGGAAACCAGAAAAGTTTGCCGGTGACGATCGTCCGCGTCGGGACAAGCCTGTGGGCAAACCAAGTGCCGGCAAGGGTGGTCCAGGCAAACCGGGCCTAGGCAAACCGGGTCTTGGCAAAGCAGGTTTGGGCAAACCAAAGCGGAAGTACTGA
- a CDS encoding FKBP-type peptidyl-prolyl cis-trans isomerase, producing MQVATNSVVSFHYVLTDAQNGEVIDSSRERGEPLVILAGRGQLIPGVEKGLEGKIVGDKFVLEIAPEDGYGQRRDDAVQRLSKKYFPNAERLKAGDEVVLQTKFGPQQVRVLKVGASVVDVDVNHPLAGVTLNFDIEITDVRDATTEELEHGHAHGPGGHHH from the coding sequence ATGCAAGTCGCAACGAATTCGGTGGTGTCTTTCCACTATGTCCTGACCGATGCCCAGAACGGCGAGGTGATCGATTCCTCACGTGAGCGCGGCGAACCTTTGGTGATCCTGGCTGGTCGTGGTCAGCTGATCCCGGGTGTCGAGAAAGGTCTGGAAGGCAAAATCGTCGGCGACAAGTTTGTGCTCGAAATCGCACCGGAAGATGGCTACGGTCAACGCCGCGACGACGCCGTGCAGCGCTTGTCCAAAAAGTATTTCCCAAACGCTGAGCGCCTGAAGGCTGGCGACGAAGTGGTATTGCAAACCAAGTTCGGTCCGCAGCAGGTGCGCGTGCTGAAGGTCGGTGCCAGCGTGGTGGATGTCGATGTCAATCACCCGCTTGCCGGCGTGACGCTGAATTTCGACATCGAGATCACCGACGTGCGCGATGCGACGACCGAAGAACTCGAGCATGGTCATGCCCACGGTCCGGGCGGCCATCATCACTAA
- a CDS encoding NAD(P)/FAD-dependent oxidoreductase, with translation MSAVPADSLPDQADVLIIGAGVIGLSVAYALRQAGRDVLVLDQGRAGGGASHGNCGTLTPSHALPLAQPGMVVKALRWMLKRDAPFYVQPRVDPALWTWLFRFAGRCNDTAMRDVGRYKAAFLKASRTRLADWIAAEQWECEFAARGQIAVYKDPATFAAQEALRPLLSEIGIDMLPKSGAEVLRMSPGLKADIHAGHFYPGDAEFRPDRYVAALLAGVRKHGVTVTEHCAVSGFVEQAGQVQGVTAGGKTIKAREVVLASGVLSPKLGNTLGIRLPIQPGKGYSITFEKPSQPPALPLVLKERAICVTPWGSAYRLGSTMEFSGLSERLNPLRIAAIKRGAAEYLLEPYGPSEVEQWYGFRPMTFDDLPIIGPAPRHRGLWIASGHGMLGMSMSAATAEQLAAMIQERATPFDPKPMLPARFG, from the coding sequence ATGTCGGCAGTGCCTGCCGATTCCCTGCCTGACCAAGCCGACGTCCTGATCATCGGCGCCGGTGTCATCGGCTTGTCGGTGGCGTACGCCTTGCGTCAAGCGGGCCGTGATGTGTTGGTGCTCGATCAGGGCCGAGCAGGTGGCGGTGCTTCACACGGCAATTGCGGCACGCTGACGCCATCGCATGCGTTGCCGTTGGCGCAGCCCGGCATGGTGGTCAAAGCGTTGCGCTGGATGTTGAAGCGGGATGCGCCGTTCTACGTGCAGCCGCGTGTGGATCCGGCGCTCTGGACTTGGTTGTTTCGGTTTGCCGGGCGCTGCAACGACACCGCGATGCGTGACGTGGGGCGCTACAAGGCGGCGTTTCTGAAGGCGTCGCGAACGCGATTGGCCGACTGGATCGCCGCCGAACAGTGGGAGTGCGAGTTCGCTGCGCGGGGGCAGATCGCCGTCTACAAAGACCCGGCCACCTTTGCCGCGCAAGAAGCGCTGCGCCCACTATTGAGCGAGATCGGCATCGACATGTTGCCGAAGAGCGGTGCCGAAGTCCTGCGAATGTCGCCTGGTTTGAAGGCCGATATCCATGCGGGGCACTTCTACCCGGGCGACGCCGAGTTTCGTCCGGATCGCTATGTTGCGGCGCTTCTGGCAGGAGTTCGCAAACATGGCGTAACCGTCACCGAGCATTGCGCGGTGTCTGGATTTGTCGAGCAAGCAGGGCAGGTTCAGGGCGTCACGGCCGGCGGGAAAACCATCAAGGCTCGCGAGGTCGTTCTGGCGTCTGGGGTGTTGTCGCCAAAGCTCGGTAACACGCTCGGAATTCGACTCCCCATCCAACCTGGCAAGGGCTACTCCATTACGTTCGAAAAACCTAGTCAGCCGCCTGCGTTGCCGCTCGTGCTCAAGGAGCGCGCGATTTGTGTCACCCCTTGGGGTAGTGCCTATCGACTAGGCAGCACAATGGAATTTTCTGGCCTCAGCGAGCGTCTGAACCCACTTCGCATTGCGGCGATCAAACGTGGCGCGGCCGAATATCTGCTGGAGCCCTATGGGCCGAGCGAAGTCGAGCAGTGGTACGGTTTTCGGCCCATGACGTTTGACGATTTGCCGATCATTGGCCCGGCCCCTAGGCATCGCGGGCTCTGGATTGCCTCTGGCCACGGCATGCTCGGCATGAGTATGTCGGCGGCCACGGCCGAGCAGCTGGCCGCCATGATTCAGGAGCGTGCCACGCCGTTTGACCCAAAGCCGATGCTGCCGGCCCGGTTTGGGTGA
- a CDS encoding Bax inhibitor-1 family protein has protein sequence MSQYQTQTASQALDQPLTNKVLRNAYLLLGMMLGLSALVTAYTISAKVAPLNKWLILLIVIGSPFLVLSMARSALGVPAALLYGALIGYVFGPIVGFYFAAGPQIVLNAFAGTALICGGLSAFAVFSRKDFSFLGGFFFVGSLIVLAAIIANLIFQIPALSLGISAVVVLLSAIGILYFTSQAIHGGETNYVVIAVGLFAEVWSMFLSLLRIFGIFGGDD, from the coding sequence ACCAACAAAGTCCTGCGCAATGCCTATCTGCTGCTGGGCATGATGCTCGGGCTGTCGGCCTTGGTGACGGCCTACACTATTTCGGCGAAAGTGGCACCGCTCAACAAGTGGCTGATCCTCCTGATTGTCATCGGCTCACCGTTCCTCGTGCTGAGCATGGCACGGTCGGCGCTCGGCGTGCCGGCTGCCCTGCTCTACGGCGCGTTGATCGGCTATGTGTTTGGGCCGATTGTCGGTTTCTACTTCGCTGCCGGTCCGCAGATCGTGCTGAACGCGTTTGCCGGTACCGCGCTGATCTGCGGTGGTCTGTCGGCGTTTGCCGTGTTCTCGCGGAAGGATTTCAGCTTCCTTGGCGGATTCTTCTTTGTCGGGTCGCTGATTGTGCTGGCAGCCATCATCGCGAACTTGATCTTCCAGATTCCGGCACTGTCGCTCGGTATCTCGGCGGTCGTGGTGCTGCTCTCTGCCATCGGCATTCTGTACTTCACCAGCCAGGCCATACATGGCGGCGAAACGAATTACGTGGTGATCGCAGTCGGCCTATTTGCGGAAGTGTGGAGCATGTTCCTCTCGCTGCTCCGAATCTTCGGCATCTTCGGCGGCGACGACTGA